A region of uncultured Anaeromusa sp. DNA encodes the following proteins:
- the carB gene encoding carbamoyl-phosphate synthase large subunit has protein sequence MPKKEYLKRVMVIGSGPIVIGQAAEFDYAGTQACRALKEEGLEVVLVNSNPATIMTDANVADRVYIEPLTAEFLAEVIEKERPDGLLPTLGGQVGLNLAVKLAESGVLEKFNVELLGTSLKAIKKAEDRELFKETMQFLNQPIPESTIVEDLDAAREFAAKIGYPLIVRPAYTLGGTGGGIVNNDDELDEVVVRGIKYSLIGQVLIERSVAGWKEVEYEVMRDANDNCITVCNMENIDPVGVHTGDSIVVAPSQTLTDAEYQMLRTASLDIIRELGIEGGCNAQYALDPQSRRYYVIEVNPRVSRSSALASKATGYPIAKVASKIAIGYTLDEITNAVTGKTKACFEPSLDYVVVKFPRWPFDKFVLADRTLGTQMKATGEVMSIDRTLEGALLKAVRSLEIGLNHLELPDLAKLDDAVLRKRLHAIDDERLFVIAEALRRGVTVKEIHDITKIDIFFLEKMRNIVSMEARLRTDGLTEANLLQAKKWGFTDRTIGRLTGKEELAIREERKTLGILPTHKMVDTCAAEFEAATPYYYSAYAQEDEVVPSDRRKVMVLGSGPIRIGQGVEFDYCSVHSSWALREMGIESLIVNNNPETVSTDFDTSDRLYFEPLTPEDVLNIIDKENPEGIIVQFGGQTAINLAEPLAKAGVKVLGTSVDDIDRAEDRERFDALLEELNIPRPKGETVTNGEEAVVVANSLGYPVVVRPSYVLGGRAMEIVYNEAELRDYMGRAVKASPEHPVLVDRYMQGKEVEVDAISDGVDVVIPGIMEHVERAGVHSGDSIAVYPPQTLEQRTMDTIVDYTQRMARSLKIKGLLNIQYVVFEGEVYVIEVNPRSSRTVPFLSKVTSVPMVNVATRCALGHTLKEMGYTPGLIPFKPYIAVKAPVFSFGKMQQVDISLGPEMKSTGEVMGIDYHYARALYKALVAAGMNIPAHGSVLFTVADKDKEEAGQMALKFAALGYKLLATEGTAKHLRSLGLDVELVQKVHQRKDDIIRLVKTGGIHLVVNTLTQGREMERDGYRIRRATVEHGIPCLTSMDTVREVLEVMRFMRDRRLVYVLALQDYVGGGDALA, from the coding sequence ATGCCAAAAAAGGAATATCTCAAGAGGGTCATGGTCATTGGCTCGGGCCCCATTGTTATCGGCCAAGCTGCCGAATTTGATTATGCCGGTACACAGGCGTGCCGGGCGTTAAAAGAGGAAGGGTTGGAAGTAGTTCTAGTCAATTCCAATCCGGCGACGATTATGACGGATGCCAATGTGGCGGACCGCGTATATATCGAACCCCTGACCGCCGAATTTTTAGCAGAAGTCATTGAGAAAGAACGTCCAGACGGTCTTTTGCCTACACTTGGGGGACAAGTTGGACTCAATCTGGCTGTCAAATTGGCAGAATCTGGGGTGCTGGAAAAATTCAACGTAGAACTTCTGGGCACATCCTTGAAAGCTATTAAAAAGGCAGAGGATCGGGAGCTGTTCAAAGAAACCATGCAGTTTCTCAATCAACCCATTCCTGAGAGCACGATTGTAGAAGATTTGGATGCGGCGCGGGAGTTCGCTGCTAAAATCGGCTATCCGTTGATCGTGCGTCCGGCGTATACGCTGGGCGGCACCGGCGGCGGTATTGTAAACAATGATGATGAGTTGGATGAAGTTGTCGTTAGAGGTATTAAGTACAGTCTGATCGGTCAGGTGCTCATTGAGCGCAGCGTGGCTGGCTGGAAAGAAGTCGAATACGAAGTCATGCGGGATGCCAATGACAATTGCATTACCGTTTGTAATATGGAAAACATTGATCCTGTAGGAGTGCATACCGGCGACAGCATTGTCGTAGCGCCGTCGCAGACGCTGACTGACGCAGAATACCAGATGCTTCGTACGGCTTCCTTGGATATTATCCGCGAGCTGGGCATTGAGGGCGGCTGTAACGCTCAGTATGCCCTGGATCCCCAAAGCCGCCGCTACTATGTTATCGAAGTAAATCCACGCGTTAGCCGCTCTAGCGCCCTGGCCTCCAAGGCAACCGGTTATCCTATCGCCAAGGTGGCTAGTAAAATAGCCATTGGCTATACGCTGGACGAAATCACCAATGCTGTTACCGGTAAAACCAAAGCTTGCTTTGAGCCTTCCTTAGACTATGTGGTAGTCAAGTTTCCACGCTGGCCTTTTGATAAATTTGTTTTGGCTGATCGCACCCTAGGAACACAGATGAAGGCGACTGGGGAAGTCATGTCCATTGACCGGACGTTGGAAGGCGCTCTCTTGAAGGCCGTCCGTTCTTTGGAAATCGGTCTAAACCACTTGGAACTGCCGGACTTGGCGAAGCTGGATGATGCTGTATTGCGTAAAAGGCTGCATGCCATTGATGATGAACGGTTATTTGTGATTGCTGAGGCCTTGCGCCGAGGCGTGACGGTGAAAGAAATTCACGATATTACCAAGATTGATATTTTCTTTTTGGAAAAGATGCGCAACATTGTGTCTATGGAGGCGCGTTTGCGCACGGACGGCCTAACGGAAGCCAATCTGCTGCAAGCGAAAAAATGGGGCTTTACGGATCGCACCATTGGTCGTTTGACCGGCAAAGAAGAACTTGCTATTAGAGAAGAACGTAAAACGCTGGGGATTCTGCCTACGCATAAAATGGTAGATACCTGCGCCGCTGAGTTTGAAGCGGCTACGCCATACTACTATTCAGCGTACGCGCAAGAGGACGAAGTGGTCCCGAGTGATCGCCGCAAGGTGATGGTGCTGGGATCCGGGCCAATTCGTATCGGTCAAGGGGTTGAGTTTGACTACTGCTCCGTGCATTCTTCTTGGGCCTTGCGGGAAATGGGTATAGAAAGCCTGATTGTCAACAACAACCCGGAAACGGTAAGCACAGACTTTGACACGTCGGATCGGCTGTATTTTGAACCGCTGACGCCGGAAGACGTACTCAATATCATCGATAAGGAAAATCCAGAAGGTATTATTGTTCAGTTTGGCGGGCAGACGGCTATCAATTTGGCCGAGCCGCTGGCCAAAGCTGGCGTGAAGGTACTGGGAACTTCCGTAGACGACATTGACCGCGCCGAAGATCGGGAACGCTTTGATGCTTTATTGGAAGAGCTGAACATTCCTCGGCCGAAGGGTGAAACCGTCACCAATGGTGAAGAGGCAGTTGTTGTTGCTAACTCCTTGGGTTATCCTGTCGTGGTACGTCCGTCGTATGTACTGGGCGGCCGGGCTATGGAAATTGTCTATAACGAAGCGGAGCTGCGTGATTATATGGGGCGGGCAGTGAAAGCTTCGCCAGAGCATCCGGTTCTGGTGGACCGCTACATGCAGGGCAAGGAAGTGGAAGTAGACGCCATTTCCGACGGCGTGGATGTAGTGATTCCCGGCATCATGGAGCATGTGGAACGCGCTGGCGTGCATTCTGGCGACAGTATCGCCGTTTATCCGCCGCAGACGCTGGAACAGCGTACGATGGACACTATTGTGGACTATACGCAGCGTATGGCTAGGAGCCTGAAGATCAAAGGTCTTCTGAATATCCAGTATGTTGTATTTGAAGGCGAAGTATACGTGATCGAGGTCAATCCTCGTTCCAGCCGTACAGTGCCTTTCCTCAGCAAGGTGACGTCAGTGCCTATGGTTAATGTGGCTACGCGCTGCGCTTTAGGGCATACCCTAAAGGAGATGGGTTATACTCCGGGGCTGATTCCCTTTAAGCCATATATCGCTGTCAAGGCGCCGGTGTTCTCATTTGGCAAGATGCAGCAGGTAGACATCTCCTTGGGACCTGAAATGAAATCAACCGGCGAAGTGATGGGGATTGACTATCATTATGCCAGAGCGCTCTACAAAGCGTTGGTGGCGGCAGGAATGAACATTCCTGCTCATGGATCGGTGCTCTTTACGGTAGCCGACAAAGACAAAGAAGAAGCTGGGCAAATGGCTTTGAAATTTGCGGCTTTGGGGTATAAGCTGCTGGCTACGGAAGGGACGGCGAAGCATCTGCGCTCGCTGGGGCTGGACGTGGAATTGGTACAAAAGGTGCACCAGCGCAAAGATGATATTATTCGTCTGGTAAAAACCGGTGGGATTCACTTGGTCGTCAATACGCTGACCCAAGGACGAGAAATGGAGCGCGATGGGTATCGCATTCGGCGTGCAACGGTAGAACACGGCATTCCTTGTCTGACGTCTATGGATACGGTGAGGGAAGTGTTGGAAGTCATGCGGTTTATGCGTGATCGCCGTTTGGTGTATGTATTGGCACTGCAGGATTATGTGGGAGGAGGAGACGCTCTTGCCTAA
- the thiD gene encoding bifunctional hydroxymethylpyrimidine kinase/phosphomethylpyrimidine kinase, with the protein MNTVIPTALTVAGSDSGGGAGIQADLKAFAACGVYGMSVLTAITAQNTCGVTAVRDLDVEIIAAQMQAVFDDIPVGAVKIGMLSSAAIIEVVEAQLRRYQVQPVVLDTVMISKHGAPLLQAEAVGALKRKLLPLATIVTPNLHEASVLASMKVENETDMREAAKRIQAMGPSYVVVKGGHLEGHPCDILYDGNDYRTFHNPRLPRIHTHGTGCTFSSAIAAFLARGWGVAEAVGEAKRYITMAIEHGFSLGQGVGPTHHFYELYQAAFGAEWGGNYGKSAIVR; encoded by the coding sequence ATGAATACGGTAATTCCTACAGCCTTGACGGTTGCAGGCTCAGATTCTGGCGGCGGGGCCGGCATTCAGGCGGATTTAAAAGCTTTTGCTGCTTGCGGTGTATACGGTATGAGCGTGCTGACAGCGATTACGGCGCAAAATACTTGCGGCGTAACGGCGGTACGTGATTTAGATGTGGAAATTATTGCGGCGCAAATGCAGGCGGTTTTTGACGATATACCGGTAGGCGCAGTGAAAATAGGTATGCTTTCTTCCGCTGCCATCATTGAAGTTGTGGAAGCGCAGTTGAGACGCTATCAGGTGCAGCCGGTTGTTTTAGATACTGTCATGATTTCCAAACATGGCGCGCCGTTGTTGCAAGCGGAAGCAGTGGGGGCATTAAAGAGAAAATTGCTGCCGCTTGCGACCATTGTGACTCCCAATTTGCACGAAGCATCGGTGCTGGCTTCCATGAAAGTTGAAAATGAAACAGATATGCGTGAGGCTGCGAAGCGGATTCAGGCCATGGGGCCCAGCTATGTAGTAGTAAAAGGAGGACACTTGGAGGGGCATCCTTGCGATATTTTATATGATGGAAATGATTATAGAACATTTCATAATCCACGGTTGCCTCGTATACACACGCATGGTACTGGATGCACCTTTTCTTCCGCCATTGCTGCTTTTTTGGCTCGTGGCTGGGGGGTTGCCGAAGCGGTTGGGGAGGCGAAACGTTATATTACCATGGCGATTGAGCATGGTTTTTCATTAGGACAAGGAGTAGGTCCTACACATCATTTTTATGAATTGTACCAAGCGGCCTTTGGCGCTGAATGGGGAGGAAACTATGGCAAGAGTGCTATTGTGCGATGA
- the pyrE gene encoding orotate phosphoribosyltransferase, which produces MREEEVKQLLQETEAILEGHFLLTSGLHSPLYVEKFNLLQWPKQTERLCKALADRFADAGVEVVIGPMTGGILLAHEVGKALDTRAIFTERENGAMALRRGFFIRPGEKVLIVEDIVTTGGSVKEVVDVVRAQGGDIVGVGLLVNRSGGKADFGGLRVESLLNLTVPTYAAAECPLCKDGKPMTKRGSRHLKV; this is translated from the coding sequence ATGCGTGAAGAGGAAGTAAAACAATTGCTGCAAGAGACGGAAGCTATTTTGGAAGGGCATTTTCTGCTGACTTCCGGTTTGCATAGCCCGTTGTATGTGGAAAAATTCAATTTGTTGCAGTGGCCGAAACAGACAGAGCGCCTGTGCAAGGCATTGGCGGATCGGTTTGCTGACGCTGGAGTAGAAGTAGTTATTGGTCCGATGACCGGTGGTATTTTGCTGGCCCATGAAGTCGGTAAGGCATTGGATACAAGGGCTATTTTCACGGAACGGGAGAATGGCGCGATGGCCTTGCGACGTGGCTTTTTTATTCGTCCTGGTGAAAAGGTGCTGATTGTAGAAGATATTGTGACTACCGGGGGCTCTGTAAAAGAAGTCGTTGATGTAGTGCGCGCCCAAGGCGGCGATATTGTAGGTGTTGGCCTGCTGGTAAACCGCAGCGGCGGTAAAGCGGATTTCGGCGGTTTGCGGGTAGAATCCTTGCTTAACTTGACTGTGCCGACTTATGCGGCGGCAGAATGCCCTCTTTGCAAAGACGGCAAGCCCATGACGAAACGCGGCAGCCGACATCTCAAAGTATAA
- the pyrF gene encoding orotidine-5'-phosphate decarboxylase produces MSGKEKRIIALDYSTQEEALALVGALGEEATYYKVGMELFYSSGGDIVRHLKATGKKVFLDLKLHDIPNTAAKGLGALTRLGADMLNVHASGGLEMMRRAGEVVAEEATRCGKPVPVVLAVTVLTSIGGDEWARLGQVEPVNEAVLRLAQLTQEAGLQGVVASPQEAAAIRQACGKDFAIVTPGIRPAGVSVDDQQRVATPASALSAGASHLVIGRPVTKAEDPLAALRRLAREMGGE; encoded by the coding sequence ATGAGCGGAAAAGAGAAACGGATTATTGCGCTAGACTATTCCACGCAGGAAGAAGCGCTGGCGCTGGTCGGTGCTTTAGGAGAAGAAGCTACCTATTATAAAGTAGGCATGGAGCTTTTTTATAGCAGCGGCGGCGATATAGTGCGGCATCTAAAAGCAACAGGCAAGAAGGTTTTCTTGGATCTCAAGCTGCATGACATTCCTAATACGGCGGCAAAAGGGCTGGGTGCCTTGACTCGTTTGGGTGCTGATATGCTGAATGTGCATGCATCAGGAGGTCTGGAGATGATGCGCCGTGCCGGTGAAGTGGTAGCGGAGGAAGCGACGCGTTGTGGGAAGCCTGTTCCTGTTGTGCTGGCAGTCACCGTTTTGACCAGTATTGGCGGCGACGAGTGGGCGCGTCTGGGCCAGGTAGAGCCCGTAAATGAGGCGGTGTTGCGTTTGGCGCAGCTGACGCAAGAAGCAGGCTTGCAAGGAGTGGTCGCTTCCCCGCAGGAAGCTGCCGCTATTCGCCAAGCCTGCGGCAAGGACTTTGCTATTGTGACACCAGGCATTCGGCCTGCAGGCGTCTCTGTAGACGATCAGCAGCGGGTGGCGACGCCTGCCAGTGCCTTGTCTGCAGGCGCCAGTCATCTAGTGATCGGACGTCCTGTAACGAAGGCGGAAGACCCGCTGGCGGCACTGCGGCGCCTAGCTAGGGAAATGGGAGGAGAATGA
- the nrdR gene encoding transcriptional regulator NrdR, whose amino-acid sequence MRCPFCAFPESKVIDSRAAEEGVSIRRRRECLHCQRRFTTYEVVEKVPVMVVKKDGRREMFDKAKLQAGLMRACEKRPVSLQEIEELANQVERDIYNTMEREISSREIGERVMNLLQDVDPVAYVRFASVYRQFTDLHNFKDELESLLLRRQQGPSKSKGRKKG is encoded by the coding sequence GTGCGCTGTCCGTTTTGTGCCTTTCCGGAAAGCAAGGTCATTGATTCCCGGGCGGCTGAAGAAGGGGTGTCCATTCGCAGGCGCCGCGAATGCCTGCATTGTCAACGACGTTTTACTACATACGAAGTGGTAGAAAAAGTGCCTGTTATGGTCGTGAAAAAAGATGGTCGGCGAGAAATGTTTGATAAGGCCAAACTGCAAGCGGGTCTTATGCGGGCTTGTGAAAAAAGGCCGGTATCTTTGCAGGAAATTGAAGAATTGGCAAATCAGGTGGAACGAGATATCTATAATACGATGGAGCGAGAGATTTCTTCGCGAGAAATTGGCGAACGAGTCATGAATTTGCTGCAGGACGTGGATCCGGTGGCTTATGTGCGTTTTGCCTCCGTATATCGGCAATTTACGGATTTGCATAACTTTAAAGACGAATTGGAATCTTTGCTTTTGCGGCGACAGCAAGGGCCTAGTAAGAGCAAAGGGCGTAAAAAAGGATAA
- the carA gene encoding glutamine-hydrolyzing carbamoyl-phosphate synthase small subunit, protein MKGKLILNDGTVFHGELLAAGATIGEVVFNTGMTGYQEVLTDPSYCGQIVTMTYPLIGNYGVAEAFAQSRQPFVKGFIIGELCQTPSNWEMEGSFGSYLQRFNIPCLYGVDTRAITKKIRNHGTMKGIIVSEEAAQADVDALLASELGCCQVMDVTTKETYHMSNPGGPKVAVLDFGIKQNILNSLHQRGCDITVYPATVSAAEVLASNPDGVFLSNGPGDPKDLQDIIQMVRQLLEKKPLFGICLGHQILALALGADTYKLKFGHRGANQPVKNLLTGKVHITSQNHGYSVKEESLNGLDVTISHRAVNDDTVEGIRHNTLPLFSVQYHPEAAPGPDDNTYLFEEFMQLMGRA, encoded by the coding sequence ATGAAAGGAAAACTCATTTTAAACGACGGAACTGTATTTCATGGCGAACTGCTGGCAGCAGGCGCAACGATAGGGGAAGTCGTTTTTAATACCGGCATGACGGGCTATCAGGAGGTTTTGACGGATCCGTCTTATTGCGGTCAGATTGTCACGATGACCTATCCTCTGATTGGTAATTATGGCGTAGCGGAAGCCTTTGCTCAGTCGCGGCAGCCATTTGTTAAGGGATTTATCATTGGTGAATTGTGTCAGACTCCGAGCAACTGGGAAATGGAAGGCAGCTTCGGTTCCTATTTGCAGCGTTTCAACATTCCTTGCCTATATGGAGTAGATACTCGGGCCATCACGAAGAAAATCCGCAACCATGGTACGATGAAGGGGATCATTGTATCCGAAGAAGCGGCGCAGGCCGATGTGGACGCTTTATTGGCGAGCGAGCTTGGTTGTTGCCAGGTCATGGACGTAACCACCAAGGAAACATACCACATGAGCAATCCAGGCGGTCCGAAGGTAGCGGTGCTGGACTTTGGAATTAAGCAAAACATTCTTAATTCCTTGCATCAGCGCGGCTGCGATATTACGGTATATCCAGCGACGGTGAGCGCTGCAGAAGTGCTGGCAAGCAACCCGGACGGCGTCTTTTTGTCGAACGGACCTGGAGACCCCAAGGACTTACAGGATATTATCCAGATGGTCCGGCAGTTATTGGAGAAAAAACCGCTCTTTGGCATTTGCCTGGGTCATCAGATCCTGGCGCTGGCGTTGGGAGCGGATACGTATAAGCTGAAGTTTGGTCATCGCGGTGCGAATCAACCGGTTAAAAACCTACTGACAGGGAAAGTGCATATTACTTCGCAGAATCATGGCTACTCTGTCAAGGAAGAGTCATTAAACGGTCTGGACGTTACCATCAGCCACCGGGCTGTAAATGATGATACGGTCGAAGGGATTCGGCACAATACGCTGCCGCTGTTTTCAGTGCAATACCATCCGGAAGCCGCGCCTGGACCGGATGATAACACCTATTTGTTTGAAGAATTTATGCAGTTAATGGGGAGGGCGTAA
- a CDS encoding dihydroorotate dehydrogenase, translating into MPNPSMSVKLAGLTLKNPVMTASGTFGFGLEYGEFFDVSKLGAIVVKGTTLTPWPGNSGQRIVETPAGMLNSIGLENPGVDVFLTQTLEKLKKIDTNIIVNISGRTEEEYALLAEKLDVDGVAALEVNISCPNVKQGGLAFGTDCAMASGVVEAVKARTKKPVIVKLSPNVTDIAQMAQAVEASGADAISLINTLTGMAIDIHTWKSKLGNGVGGLSGPAVKPVAVRMVYQVANKVKVPIIGMGGIMTSDDAVEFLLAGATAVAVGTAQFVNPTASLDVVEGLEAYVRQRGLENVRQMIGQVRL; encoded by the coding sequence ATGCCTAATCCTTCCATGTCGGTCAAACTGGCCGGTCTTACACTGAAAAACCCGGTTATGACGGCTTCGGGAACCTTTGGCTTTGGGCTGGAATACGGCGAGTTCTTTGATGTGTCCAAACTGGGAGCCATAGTGGTCAAGGGCACTACGCTGACGCCTTGGCCTGGTAATAGCGGACAGCGTATTGTAGAAACTCCTGCCGGTATGCTCAATTCCATTGGCCTTGAGAATCCAGGGGTGGATGTATTTTTGACGCAAACGCTGGAAAAATTAAAAAAAATCGATACGAATATTATTGTCAACATTTCCGGGCGTACCGAAGAAGAATACGCGTTGTTGGCGGAAAAATTAGACGTAGACGGCGTGGCGGCGCTAGAGGTTAATATTTCCTGTCCGAATGTCAAGCAAGGAGGCTTGGCTTTTGGTACGGATTGCGCCATGGCTTCCGGTGTTGTAGAAGCAGTGAAGGCGCGCACGAAAAAACCGGTCATCGTGAAGTTGTCTCCTAATGTGACGGACATTGCGCAAATGGCGCAGGCCGTAGAAGCGTCAGGGGCTGACGCCATTTCCCTAATCAATACGTTAACAGGCATGGCTATTGATATTCACACCTGGAAGTCTAAACTGGGTAATGGCGTTGGCGGCCTTTCGGGCCCGGCGGTGAAACCTGTGGCGGTGCGTATGGTCTACCAGGTAGCTAACAAAGTAAAGGTGCCAATTATCGGCATGGGCGGCATCATGACTTCGGACGATGCGGTGGAATTTCTGTTAGCTGGAGCGACGGCAGTGGCGGTTGGGACGGCCCAATTTGTCAATCCTACGGCGTCGCTGGATGTTGTCGAGGGTTTGGAAGCCTATGTGCGGCAGCGGGGACTCGAAAATGTGCGGCAGATGATCGGTCAAGTCCGGTTGTAA
- a CDS encoding response regulator, with translation MARVLLCDDSAFMRMMLKTTLVGLGHRIVGEAGDGEQAVERYEELLPDLVTMDITMPNVSGIEAVKRIRAKDQDACIVMVSALGQQAIMNEALEAGAKDFIVKPFVPEQIAAVLERVLNPKKPA, from the coding sequence ATGGCAAGAGTGCTATTGTGCGATGATTCTGCGTTTATGCGGATGATGCTGAAAACCACTTTGGTGGGACTTGGACATCGTATTGTCGGCGAGGCGGGCGATGGCGAGCAGGCAGTAGAAAGATATGAAGAACTACTGCCGGACTTGGTTACTATGGATATTACTATGCCTAACGTGAGCGGTATTGAGGCGGTGAAGCGCATTCGCGCCAAAGACCAAGATGCTTGCATTGTTATGGTCTCTGCGCTGGGACAGCAAGCTATTATGAATGAGGCTCTTGAAGCAGGTGCAAAGGACTTTATTGTTAAACCTTTTGTACCGGAACAAATAGCGGCGGTGTTGGAGCGGGTTTTAAATCCTAAAAAGCCTGCTTGA
- a CDS encoding dihydroorotate dehydrogenase electron transfer subunit has product MPKLVEEATVLQQELLAPGVYRLALKAPQIARQAQPGQFVHVRVAATAAPLLRRPISIAGASEDGTLVLIYRVVGEGTKLLSALAAGDMLDLMGPLGNGFKFEGKQPLLVGGGVGLAPLLFLAQRLCPLPVKIVLGGRCQEDLFWLDLFRGVCSHLIATTDDGSCGLQGTVVAGLPEALAQGVDGVFTCGPEPMMQAVAAWAVQEQLPCQVSLEKHMACGVGACLSCTCADKEGKRRKVCTDGPVFQAEEVFYDA; this is encoded by the coding sequence TTGCCTAAGCTGGTGGAAGAAGCCACCGTGCTGCAGCAGGAACTTTTAGCGCCCGGCGTATATCGCCTGGCGCTAAAAGCGCCTCAAATTGCAAGACAGGCGCAGCCGGGGCAGTTTGTACATGTACGAGTCGCCGCAACGGCGGCGCCTCTTTTGCGTCGTCCGATCAGCATTGCCGGGGCTTCAGAGGATGGAACATTGGTTTTGATTTACCGCGTTGTGGGAGAAGGCACGAAACTGCTGTCTGCTTTGGCGGCAGGAGACATGTTGGACCTAATGGGGCCGTTGGGGAACGGCTTTAAATTTGAAGGCAAGCAGCCTCTTTTGGTTGGCGGCGGAGTTGGTCTGGCGCCGCTGCTCTTTTTGGCGCAGCGCCTTTGTCCGCTGCCGGTTAAAATTGTATTGGGCGGGCGCTGTCAAGAAGATTTATTCTGGTTGGATTTGTTTCGCGGCGTATGTTCTCATCTTATCGCCACCACTGATGACGGTTCCTGCGGCTTGCAAGGTACAGTTGTTGCAGGTTTGCCAGAGGCGTTGGCACAAGGCGTTGATGGCGTATTTACGTGCGGTCCGGAGCCTATGATGCAGGCGGTGGCCGCCTGGGCGGTTCAAGAGCAACTGCCTTGTCAGGTTTCCTTGGAGAAGCATATGGCCTGCGGCGTAGGCGCCTGCCTGTCTTGCACCTGTGCGGATAAAGAAGGCAAACGGCGCAAGGTATGTACCGACGGGCCTGTCTTCCAGGCGGAGGAGGTTTTTTACGATGCCTAA